The genomic DNA GAGATGGCCGGCGTGACACGCGGTCTCGGTGATGACGTGCAGCAGAACGTCCCGAAGGTTGTGCAGGTGCGGTTCGCCGAAGAGGTGGTGCGGCCACCAGGCCAGGCCGGTCTCCGCAGCTGTGGCGGCGATGACGGCATCCGCGAGTTCCGTCTCGTGGCGGTACCGTCCGAGGACGTCGGCGGCCGTCACATCGGGGCCCACCTGCCAGGCGTCGTCGCTGTCGTCCAGGGCTCGGATGACGTCCTTCTCACCGGCGACGACCGCGCGGAACCAGAACCGTTCGACGTCCAGCACAAGGTGCTGCACGAGTCCCAGGCAGTTCCATCCGGACGGCAGCACGGCCTGCCGCAGCGCATCCTGGTCCAGCCCCTCGAGAATTCCCAGGATGTGGCGTCGCTGCCCGTCCAGGGCCCTGAGCAGTGCCCCGATCTCGCCGTTCGGTGGCGCTTCCCCGGTCACTTCGCGATCTCCCAGATGTGGCCACCGGGATCACGGAAGCTGGCGGTCCGGATTCCCCAGGGGCGGTCCATCGGCCCGTTCAGCAGCGTCACGCCTCGTGCGGTCAGCTCCTCGCACATCGCGTCCACGTCATCCAC from Streptomyces sp. NBC_01707 includes the following:
- a CDS encoding DUF664 domain-containing protein; its protein translation is MTGEAPPNGEIGALLRALDGQRRHILGILEGLDQDALRQAVLPSGWNCLGLVQHLVLDVERFWFRAVVAGEKDVIRALDDSDDAWQVGPDVTAADVLGRYRHETELADAVIAATAAETGLAWWPHHLFGEPHLHNLRDVLLHVITETACHAGHLDAARELIDGRRWMVLT